In Triticum urartu cultivar G1812 chromosome 6, Tu2.1, whole genome shotgun sequence, the following proteins share a genomic window:
- the LOC125512327 gene encoding uncharacterized protein LOC125512327 isoform X1: MKNLLSGREEPRTAASMRRLFVAAWPHLLISFLLVAPQSKAASSFGATAGRPEWQVLTRANFSSQIRLHPHILLVVTMPWYGESRSLMAEIQQLVATEEMELGRLKLMVVYRNSEKLLSDAIGATEGTKFIYYQQSIQFKYQGKLRARDILYSVRHIMSLKHEEAPFVALHTKDDVEEFIQSTDRAVLLSEFCGWFTRLASDRSNRSSGVTPSKTHAENVDVSGKTVTRQSDGRLELVIEDDELTFGGGSQLTGSPWKGGFTTANQSVSDHIRISTDENSKLCTVQKFQQFESFYAKLTALSREHFLPPEKVRFGLVTEKLPLSSLDIANASNSETWFLSVHYLGCTSCSVIAKEEDDLRSLLQSYHNLDVKEIDTDASGGEVTFPANRPSAILFINRLSDSLKIRDESKLSLKLLREYAQKNYPPYVISGDLNSGNSRMRTKADPSALSTSKSDGHSGTARLHDLASKYMDLGEKMSVMVVRDGESISYRSASEGSTNSPLYEILTKLIHKTRSAHRSKKTRISFVTKNDDLKLLSDDPEVQVVDSVSIQESQRMDDLFASSESVNDGIAEVSVHENNKATKVEYIDDGQTPTILEKTPAHYCGINDNDLHCSDTEMEEQQAVEASDVSPDLREEASIDVHSSNEVHGKLQKHRDEKIVTEVLDFLEPDGRKANSNKEKSGLPNQQDVFSVLSQESERIENFISEDDLFNIDEESEKGDSKFSPRATFSSSSILASDNTEYTEQVTSSISDNHFVGSFFFADGGHRLLRTLTGGSRMPSLVIIDPVQQKHYVFPQESEFSYPSLAIFFDSFVNRSLSPYYRSASSVISSKELPRPPLVNQDFHEANSIPLLTASSFCRLVFGFEGCDSKNETPFLNTATLGVAWKKDVLVLFSNSWCGFCQRTELVVRELHRSFKSYMSLNSQFAKAQGLQTEENGGDLGLPTIYMMDCTANDCHHLLKSADKEELYPTVLLFPAENKSAISYGGGMSLGNLIEFLESHASNSRHMSEYKGFLRKKRMVMQHEAPQTVRFHMKDKSGSNVGSDPPSQPEKRKVHIVTGSILDATEKLGAAVPFDNARVLIVSADSHEGFHGLIINKRLSWDTLKNLDTSLEPIKLAPLFYGGPVVVQGYHLVSLSRAALEGYTPVIPDLYYGNIIATGRVIARIRAGEQSAEDLWFFLGYAGWGYSQLFDELSEGAWHVSAGPIRHLEWPDS, translated from the exons GGTATGGTGAGTCAAGATCACTGATGGCCGAAATACAGCAGCTGGTCGCAACCGAGGAGATGGAGCTAGGTCGCCTTAAGTTGATGGTTGTGTACAGAAATTCTGAGAAGTTGCTGTCGGATGCTATTGGTGCAACTGAAGGAACAAAGTTCATATACTACCAACAATCCATACAGTTCAAATATCAAGGAAAGCTTCGTGCACGTGATATATTGTATTCAGTACGACATATCATGTCACTTAAGCACGAGGAGGCCCCTTTTGTGGCTTTGCATACAAAAGATGATGTGGAGGAGTTTATTCAATCAACTGACAGAGCTGTACTTCTGTCCGAGTTCTGTGGTTGGTTTACTCGATTGGCTAGTGACAGAAGCAACAGAAGCAGTGGGGTCACTCCATCAAAAACTCACGCAGAGAATG TTGACGTTTCTGGGAAGACAGTGACCAGACAATCAGATGGGCGTCTAGAGCTT GTTATAGAAGATGATGAACTGACCTTTGGAGGTGGGAGTCAGCTTACTGGTTCTCCTTGGAAAGGTGGATTTACCACAGCAAATCAAAGTGTCTCAGATCACATTAGAATATCAACTGATGAAAATAGTAAGTTGTGCACAGTGCAAAAGTTCCAACAGTTTGAAAGCTTCTATGCAAAGCTTACTGCCCTGTCAAGAGAACACTTTCTTCCTCCGGAGAAAGTTAGATTTGGCCTTGTTACTGAAAAATTACCATTATCTTCATTGGATATTGCCAATGCAAGCAATTCAGAGACGTGGTTCCTCAGTGTTCATTATCTGGGATGCACATCCTGTTCAGTTATAGCAAAAGAGGAGGATGACCTAAGAAGCCTGCTGCAATCCTATCATAATCTTGACGTTAAAGAG ATTGATACTGATGCGAGTGGCGGCGAGGTTACGTTTCCTGCAAATAGGCCCTCAGCTATTCTATTTATCAATAGATTATCTGATTCCTTAAAAATTAGAGATGAAAGCAAGTTATCTCTCAAGTTACTACGAGAGTATGCTCAGAAAAATTATCCACCTTATGTCATTTCTGGTGATCTAAATAGTGGTAACTCCAGAATGCGCACAAAAGCGGATCCTTCTGCACTGAGCACAAGTAAGTCAGATGGCCACTCTGGGACAGCTAGGTTGCATGATTTGGCCTCGAAGTATATGGATTTAGGTGAGAAAATGTCAGTAATGGTTGTTAGAGATGGAGAAAGTATTTCATACAGAAGTGCTAGCGAAGGTAGTACTAATAGTCCTTTATATGAAATTTTAACAAAACTGATTCACAAAACAAGATCAGCACATAGGTCAAAGAAAACAAGGATAAGTTTTGTAACAAAAAATGATGATCTAAAGTTGCTGTCTGACGATCCTGAGGTCCAAGTGGTGGATTCCGTGTCAATTCAAGAAAGTCAAAGAATGGATGATTTATTTGCCAGCTCAGAGAGTGTCAATGATGGTATCGCTGAAGTTTCTGTGCATGAAAACAACAAGGCAACAAAAGTTGAATATATTGATGATGGACAAACACCGACTATACTTGAGAAAACTCCTGCACACTACTGTGGTATCAATGATAATGATCTTCATTGTAGTGATACAGAAATGGAGGAACAACAAGCCGTCGAGGCCTCTGATGTAAGCCCTGATCTTCGGGAAGAGGCCTCCATTGATGTGCATAGCAGCAATGAAGTTCATGGCAAGTTACAAAAGCACAGAGATGAGAAAATTGTTACAGAAGTTCTGGACTTTTTGGAACCTGATGGCAGAAAAGCGAACTCTAACAAAGAGAAATCAGGATTGCCAAATCAGCAAGATGTATTTTCAGTCCTGAGTCAAGAATCTGAAAGAATTGAAAATTTCATTTCCGAGGATGATTTGTTTAATATAGATGAAGAATCAGAAAAAGGTGACAGCAAATTTTCTCCACGTGCAACATTTAGCTCTTCCAGCATCCTTGCAAGTGACAACACTGAATATACGGAGCAGGTAACTTCAAGTATATCAGATAACCACTTTGTTGGTTCATTCTTCTTTGCTGATGGTGGTCATAGGCTTCTGAGAACTTTAACTGGTGGATCAAGAATGCCATCCCTGGTAATAATTGATCCAGTTCAACAAAAGCATTACGTCTTTCCTCAGGAAAGTGAATTTAGCTACCCTTCCTTGGCAATTTTTTTTGATAGTTTTGTGAATCGAAGTCTTTCTCCATATTATCGTTCAGCCTCATCTGTCATAAGTTCAAAGGAGCTTCCAAGGCCGCCTTTGGTCAATCAAGATTTCCACGAGGCAAATTCTATCCCTCTCTTGACAGCAAGTAGTTTTTGTCGCTTGGTCTTTGGATTTGAAGGTTGTGATTCAAAAAATGAAACGCCATTTTTGAATACTGCAACTCTTGGTGTTGCTTGGAAGAAGGATGTGCTGGTGTTGTTCAGCAACTCCTGGTGTGGGTTTTGCCAGAGAACAGAGCTTGTTGTCCGTGAATTGCACCGATCATTCAAAAGTTATATGAGTTTGAATTCTCAGTTTGCGAAGGCTCAAGGTTTGCAGACTGAAG AGAATGGCGGAGACTTGGGCCTTCCAACTATTTACATGATGGACTGCACAGCAAATGATTGCCATCATTTACTAAAATCAGCAGACAAG GAGGAGCTTTATCCTACGGTGTTGCTTTTCCCGGCAGAGAACAAAAGCGCAATATCATATGGAGGAGGAATGTCTTTGGGTAATTTAATTGAATTTCTGGagtcgcatgcgagcaattctcGCCATATGTCGGAATATAAAG GATTTCTGCGAAAGAAGAGGATGGTAATGCAACATGAAGCACCGCAGACTGTCCGGTTTCACATGAAGGACAAGAGTGGCAGCAATGTTGGTTCCGATCCGCCAAGTCAACCTGAAAAGCGCAAGGTGCATATCGTCACGGGGTCCATCCTCGACGCCACCGAAAAGCTTGGTGCTGCAGTTCCATTCGATAATGCTCGAGTGCTCATTGTATCGGCTGATTCTCACGAGGGATTTCATGGACTAATCATCAACAAAAGGTTAAGCTGGGACACCTTAAAGAACCTGGACACCTCCCTGGAGCCTATCAAACTTGCCCCTCTCTTCTACGGCGGACCTGTTGTGGTGCAGGGTTACCACCTTGTGAGTTTGTCCAGAGCCGCCCTGGAGGGCTACACACCAGTCATACCCGACCTCTATTATGGAAACATAATTGCTACAGGCCGGGTAATCGCAAGGATCAGGGCGGGCGAGCAATCTGCCGAGGACCTGTGGTTTTTCCTCGGCTACGCTGGTTGGGGTTACAGCCAACTGTTTGACGAGCTATCTGAAGGAGCGTGGCACGTTAGTGCAGGGCCGATCAGGCACTTGGAATGGCCAGACAGTTAG
- the LOC125512327 gene encoding uncharacterized protein LOC125512327 isoform X2 — MKNLLSGREEPRTAASMRRLFVAAWPHLLISFLLVAPQSKAASSFGATAGRPEWQVLTRANFSSQIRLHPHILLVVTMPWYGESRSLMAEIQQLVATEEMELGRLKLMVVYRNSEKLLSDAIGATEGTKFIYYQQSIQFKYQGKLRARDILYSVRHIMSLKHEEAPFVALHTKDDVEEFIQSTDRAVLLSEFCGWFTRLASDRSNRSSGVTPSKTHAENVDVSGKTVTRQSDGRLELVIEDDELTFGGGSQLTGSPWKGGFTTANQSVSDHIRISTDENSKLCTVQKFQQFESFYAKLTALSREHFLPPEKVRFGLVTEKLPLSSLDIANASNSETWFLSVHYLGCTSCSVIAKEEDDLRSLLQSYHNLDVKEIDTDASGGEVTFPANRPSAILFINRLSDSLKIRDESKLSLKLLREYAQKNYPPYVISGDLNSGNSRMRTKADPSALSTSKSDGHSGTARLHDLASKYMDLGEKMSVMVVRDGESISYRSASEGSTNSPLYEILTKLIHKTRSAHRSKKTRISFVTKNDDLKLLSDDPEVQVVDSVSIQESQRMDDLFASSESVNDGIAEVSVHENNKATKVEYIDDGQTPTILEKTPAHYCGINDNDLHCSDTEMEEQQAVEASDVSPDLREEASIDVHSSNEVHGKLQKHRDEKIVTEVLDFLEPDGRKANSNKEKSGLPNQQDVFSVLSQESERIENFISEDDLFNIDEESEKGDSKFSPRATFSSSSILASDNTEYTEQVTSSISDNHFVGSFFFADGGHRLLRTLTGGSRMPSLVIIDPVQQKHYVFPQESEFSYPSLAIFFDSFVNRSLSPYYRSASSVISSKELPRPPLVNQDFHEANSIPLLTASSFCRLVFGFEGCDSKNETPFLNTATLGVAWKKDVLVLFSNSWCGFCQRTELVVRELHRSFKSYMSLNSQFAKAQGLQTEENGGDLGLPTIYMMDCTANDCHHLLKSADKEELYPTVLLFPAENKSAISYGGGMSLGNLIEFLESHASNSRHMSEYKGWCKSSVYSYDFCERRGW, encoded by the exons GGTATGGTGAGTCAAGATCACTGATGGCCGAAATACAGCAGCTGGTCGCAACCGAGGAGATGGAGCTAGGTCGCCTTAAGTTGATGGTTGTGTACAGAAATTCTGAGAAGTTGCTGTCGGATGCTATTGGTGCAACTGAAGGAACAAAGTTCATATACTACCAACAATCCATACAGTTCAAATATCAAGGAAAGCTTCGTGCACGTGATATATTGTATTCAGTACGACATATCATGTCACTTAAGCACGAGGAGGCCCCTTTTGTGGCTTTGCATACAAAAGATGATGTGGAGGAGTTTATTCAATCAACTGACAGAGCTGTACTTCTGTCCGAGTTCTGTGGTTGGTTTACTCGATTGGCTAGTGACAGAAGCAACAGAAGCAGTGGGGTCACTCCATCAAAAACTCACGCAGAGAATG TTGACGTTTCTGGGAAGACAGTGACCAGACAATCAGATGGGCGTCTAGAGCTT GTTATAGAAGATGATGAACTGACCTTTGGAGGTGGGAGTCAGCTTACTGGTTCTCCTTGGAAAGGTGGATTTACCACAGCAAATCAAAGTGTCTCAGATCACATTAGAATATCAACTGATGAAAATAGTAAGTTGTGCACAGTGCAAAAGTTCCAACAGTTTGAAAGCTTCTATGCAAAGCTTACTGCCCTGTCAAGAGAACACTTTCTTCCTCCGGAGAAAGTTAGATTTGGCCTTGTTACTGAAAAATTACCATTATCTTCATTGGATATTGCCAATGCAAGCAATTCAGAGACGTGGTTCCTCAGTGTTCATTATCTGGGATGCACATCCTGTTCAGTTATAGCAAAAGAGGAGGATGACCTAAGAAGCCTGCTGCAATCCTATCATAATCTTGACGTTAAAGAG ATTGATACTGATGCGAGTGGCGGCGAGGTTACGTTTCCTGCAAATAGGCCCTCAGCTATTCTATTTATCAATAGATTATCTGATTCCTTAAAAATTAGAGATGAAAGCAAGTTATCTCTCAAGTTACTACGAGAGTATGCTCAGAAAAATTATCCACCTTATGTCATTTCTGGTGATCTAAATAGTGGTAACTCCAGAATGCGCACAAAAGCGGATCCTTCTGCACTGAGCACAAGTAAGTCAGATGGCCACTCTGGGACAGCTAGGTTGCATGATTTGGCCTCGAAGTATATGGATTTAGGTGAGAAAATGTCAGTAATGGTTGTTAGAGATGGAGAAAGTATTTCATACAGAAGTGCTAGCGAAGGTAGTACTAATAGTCCTTTATATGAAATTTTAACAAAACTGATTCACAAAACAAGATCAGCACATAGGTCAAAGAAAACAAGGATAAGTTTTGTAACAAAAAATGATGATCTAAAGTTGCTGTCTGACGATCCTGAGGTCCAAGTGGTGGATTCCGTGTCAATTCAAGAAAGTCAAAGAATGGATGATTTATTTGCCAGCTCAGAGAGTGTCAATGATGGTATCGCTGAAGTTTCTGTGCATGAAAACAACAAGGCAACAAAAGTTGAATATATTGATGATGGACAAACACCGACTATACTTGAGAAAACTCCTGCACACTACTGTGGTATCAATGATAATGATCTTCATTGTAGTGATACAGAAATGGAGGAACAACAAGCCGTCGAGGCCTCTGATGTAAGCCCTGATCTTCGGGAAGAGGCCTCCATTGATGTGCATAGCAGCAATGAAGTTCATGGCAAGTTACAAAAGCACAGAGATGAGAAAATTGTTACAGAAGTTCTGGACTTTTTGGAACCTGATGGCAGAAAAGCGAACTCTAACAAAGAGAAATCAGGATTGCCAAATCAGCAAGATGTATTTTCAGTCCTGAGTCAAGAATCTGAAAGAATTGAAAATTTCATTTCCGAGGATGATTTGTTTAATATAGATGAAGAATCAGAAAAAGGTGACAGCAAATTTTCTCCACGTGCAACATTTAGCTCTTCCAGCATCCTTGCAAGTGACAACACTGAATATACGGAGCAGGTAACTTCAAGTATATCAGATAACCACTTTGTTGGTTCATTCTTCTTTGCTGATGGTGGTCATAGGCTTCTGAGAACTTTAACTGGTGGATCAAGAATGCCATCCCTGGTAATAATTGATCCAGTTCAACAAAAGCATTACGTCTTTCCTCAGGAAAGTGAATTTAGCTACCCTTCCTTGGCAATTTTTTTTGATAGTTTTGTGAATCGAAGTCTTTCTCCATATTATCGTTCAGCCTCATCTGTCATAAGTTCAAAGGAGCTTCCAAGGCCGCCTTTGGTCAATCAAGATTTCCACGAGGCAAATTCTATCCCTCTCTTGACAGCAAGTAGTTTTTGTCGCTTGGTCTTTGGATTTGAAGGTTGTGATTCAAAAAATGAAACGCCATTTTTGAATACTGCAACTCTTGGTGTTGCTTGGAAGAAGGATGTGCTGGTGTTGTTCAGCAACTCCTGGTGTGGGTTTTGCCAGAGAACAGAGCTTGTTGTCCGTGAATTGCACCGATCATTCAAAAGTTATATGAGTTTGAATTCTCAGTTTGCGAAGGCTCAAGGTTTGCAGACTGAAG AGAATGGCGGAGACTTGGGCCTTCCAACTATTTACATGATGGACTGCACAGCAAATGATTGCCATCATTTACTAAAATCAGCAGACAAG GAGGAGCTTTATCCTACGGTGTTGCTTTTCCCGGCAGAGAACAAAAGCGCAATATCATATGGAGGAGGAATGTCTTTGGGTAATTTAATTGAATTTCTGGagtcgcatgcgagcaattctcGCCATATGTCGGAATATAAAGGTTGGTGCAAAAGCAGCGTCTACTCGTAC GATTTCTGCGAAAGAAGAGGATGGTAA